In Pirellulales bacterium, the genomic window TTTGTTTCGCACGGTAGGCTATCCTGATACGGTCGCCAACCTGCTAGGCGGCCTCTGCACCAACCGCACGCCTGAGGACGTTTGGGAGGCGGCCGCGTCACACGAGGGCCCGCACGGCATGCGCGCGCGGTACGCGCAGCCGCACCTTCCGCAGGGCGCGCCGACCTCGCCGGCGCTGGCGAATCTGGCCGCCTTTCGATTGGATTGTCGGTTGTCGGGCCTCGCTCAGTCCGCGGCTGCGGTCTACACACGCTATGCAGATGATTTGGCCTTCTCGGGCGGGGAAGAATTCCAGCGCGTCGTCGAGCGGTTTCGGCACCATGTCTGTGCGACCGCGATTGAGGAGGGCTTCGCTGTGCATCATCGCAAGACGCGCATCATGCGCCGTGGGGTCCGGCAACGCCTGGCGGGTATTGTGGTAAACGACCGATTGAACGTCATGAGGGCGGATTTCGATTGCCTCAAGGCGACGCTGACAAACTGCATTCGTCACGGCGTGACGGACCAGAATCGCGCCGGCCACGACAATTTTCGCGCCCACCTGCTAGGTCGCATCGCATTCATTGATTCCCTGAATGCGACCCGCGGCCGACGGTTACGCGAATTGTTTGAGCAGATTTCCTGGTAGCCACTGTGCCGAGTCAGTCCTGCGAGCCGACCACATCAGCCTTTTTCCGCTAGCAGCCGATCGACCACCGCCAGCGCTTGCCTCTGGTCGAGAATCTGTCCGTCTAGCTGGGCATTGCGGACGCGTTCCAGCAGCATGCGGTAGATCGCCCCCTTCGGCACGCCATGCCTGGCCAGGTCGTCGCCGCTGATTAGCGGGGGAGGGATCAGTTGGTCCTGCGGCCAGGCCAGCCGTGCGCGACAAAACTCCACGTCGGCCGCGTGTTGCAATGCGACGTCAGCGGCGTCGGCGGCCTCGGCCTCGTGCAACGCCACCAGCTCGGACCCACCGGCCGCTACCAGCAACGGCTGTAACGTCGACCAAGGCTGGCGCGCCGCGTCCGTCAGTCGTCCATGATGTTCGACTAACCACGTAGCCCGATCTTGCTCCTTGTTCGATAACCGCCAACGCTCGCAAATCGTGGTCACCGTCTGCACGGCCTGCGCGCGGGCCGATTCCACTTGCTGCGGATTGTCGGCATGCGGAGGCTGCTCTGCCGACGCATGTGCCAAGGCCGCCAACGCCAAGGGGAACGTCGGCTCGCGGAGTGCCGCCAGCACCTGCCGCGTGTGCCGCCACAGATCGACGCCGTGCGGCGTTGGGTCACCCGTGCGCGACACATCGACTTCGTCGGAAATCAATGTCAGCAATTCGGGCAGCAACGCCTGGAGCAACCCCGAGCGGTGCAACAGCTCCACGGCCTCGGCCCGTTGGGCATGCACCAGCATCTTGCGCATCTCCTGGGCGATGCGTTCGGGGCTGACGACGTTGATCGTATTAGCCATCTCGTCGATGGCCTTGAGCGTGGCCTCATCGAGTGCAAAGTCGAAGCCGGCCGCGATCCGCACGGCGCGGATCATGCGCAGCTTATCCTCTGAGAATCGTGCGCGCGGATCGCCAATCGCGCGGACCAGCCGTCGCTCCAGGTCGGCGACTCCGCCCACGTAGTCGATCACGCGTTCTTCGAGCGGGTCGTAGAACAGGCCGTTGATCGTAAAATCGCGCCGTTGCGCGTCGTCTTCTGGTGTGCTGAAAACGATGGCGTCCGGATGGCGACCGTCGCTGTACTGGGCATCGCGGCGAAACGTGGTCACCTCGACCATGCCAGCCCCTTTGCCCCCCAGCACGGCCACAACACCAAAAGCTGCGCCGATTTCCAGCGTGTGGCGGCGCCCGAACACCTGGCGGATCTCGGGCGGCGTGGCACTGGTGGCAACGTCGTAGTCGTTGGGAGTGCGGCCCAGCAATTGGTCGCGCACACAGCCTCCGGCCCACAATGCCCGGTAGCCCGCCTCGCGCAGCTTGCGGAGCACGTGGACGGCCAGCTCGCGCTGCTCGGAAGGAGATACCTTGGTCACCGACAAACTCCGGCCGCATTATGGTTTCGCCGCATGCTCGCGCAAATACGCCGCCAGACCTGGCAAGTCGTCGGTGTTGATCAGATCAACGCCTGCCGCCGCCAATTCTCCCCACACCGCCGGGTTCGATGGTATTGCCCAGAAGCGAACCTTCCGGCCTTTGGCATGAGCCTTGGCAACCGAGGTTTGCAGCAGTTCTTTTTCGGCCGCGGGAAT contains:
- a CDS encoding CCA tRNA nucleotidyltransferase, whose amino-acid sequence is MTKVSPSEQRELAVHVLRKLREAGYRALWAGGCVRDQLLGRTPNDYDVATSATPPEIRQVFGRRHTLEIGAAFGVVAVLGGKGAGMVEVTTFRRDAQYSDGRHPDAIVFSTPEDDAQRRDFTINGLFYDPLEERVIDYVGGVADLERRLVRAIGDPRARFSEDKLRMIRAVRIAAGFDFALDEATLKAIDEMANTINVVSPERIAQEMRKMLVHAQRAEAVELLHRSGLLQALLPELLTLISDEVDVSRTGDPTPHGVDLWRHTRQVLAALREPTFPLALAALAHASAEQPPHADNPQQVESARAQAVQTVTTICERWRLSNKEQDRATWLVEHHGRLTDAARQPWSTLQPLLVAAGGSELVALHEAEAADAADVALQHAADVEFCRARLAWPQDQLIPPPLISGDDLARHGVPKGAIYRMLLERVRNAQLDGQILDQRQALAVVDRLLAEKG
- a CDS encoding reverse transcriptase family protein, whose protein sequence is MPLHAAAHGFCHERSIRTFAAPHVGKQVVLRLDLREFFPSISRARIQALFRTVGYPDTVANLLGGLCTNRTPEDVWEAAASHEGPHGMRARYAQPHLPQGAPTSPALANLAAFRLDCRLSGLAQSAAAVYTRYADDLAFSGGEEFQRVVERFRHHVCATAIEEGFAVHHRKTRIMRRGVRQRLAGIVVNDRLNVMRADFDCLKATLTNCIRHGVTDQNRAGHDNFRAHLLGRIAFIDSLNATRGRRLRELFEQISW